The following proteins come from a genomic window of Gopherus flavomarginatus isolate rGopFla2 chromosome 22, rGopFla2.mat.asm, whole genome shotgun sequence:
- the ADPRS gene encoding ADP-ribosylhydrolase ARH3 yields the protein MAAALAGGSLGRVSARLPPARGRFRGCLAGALLGDCLGAAFEGRDLVPLPELLRHLRGLEPAGGSGEGADGKEMLCYTDDTAMARCVVRSLLAKREFDEVDMARRFAEEHKKEPDRGYGMAVVKVFKKLLSPKCSDVFEPARVQFNGKGSYGNGGAMRVAGVSLTYPDVQDVKKFAKLSAELTHANSLGYNGAILQALAVHLALQGELSWESFLEQLIGHMEDVEADDKSLADARAMGFEELPFSRRLKKMKEFLELSTVPKSDVLLELGNGIAALESVPTAIYSFLRSMKSDPDIPDHYNNLQRVIIYCISLGGDTDTIATMAGAIAGAYYGEEQVPLYWEQSCEAFQETEMLANSLHDLYCQRL from the exons ATGGCGGCGGCGCTGGCGGGCGGGTCGCTGGGCCGGGTCTCTGCGCGGCTCCCGCCGGCCCGGGGCCGGTTCCGGGGCTGCCTGGCCGGGGCGCTGCTCGGGGACTGCCTGGGCGCTGCCTTCGAGGGCAGGGACCTGGTGCCGCTGCCCGAGCTGCTGCGCCACCTCCGCGGCCTGGAGCCGGCCGGGGGCAGCGGCGAGGGGGCGGATGGCAAAG AAATGCTCTGCTACACAGATGACACAGCCATGGCCAGGTGTGTGGTGCGGTCTCTGCTAGCCAAGAGAGAATTTGATGAAGTTGATATGGCCAGGAG ATTTGCTGAGGAGCACAAGAAGGAGCCAGATCGGGGCTATGGGATGGCCGTCGTCAAAGTGTTCAAGAAACTTCTGAGCCCCAAGTGCAGTGATGTGTTTGAGCCAGCCCGAGTGCAGTTTAATGGGAAAGGCTCCTACGGGAACGGTGGTGCTATGAGGGTAGCAGGCGTTTCGCTGACTTACCCTGATGTTCAGGATGTGAAGAAG tTTGCGAAGCTCAGTGCTGAGTTGACCCATGCCAACTCACTTGGCTATAACGGAGCCATCCTGCAGGCTCTGGCAGTGCACCTTGCCTTGCAGGGAGAGCTCAGTTGGGAAAGCTTCCTGGAGCAACTGATCGGCCACATGGAGGATGTAGAGGCAGATGATAAATCTTTGGCTGATGCACGAGC GATGGGTTTTGAAGAATTACCATTTTCAAGACGTCTTAAGAAGATGAAGGAATTTTTGGAGCTTAGCACCGTTCCAAAGTCAGATGTATTGCTTGAGTTAG GAAATGGCATTGCTGCTCTGGAGTCTGTCCCCACTGCGATTTACTCCTTCTTGCGTTCCATGAAATCTGACCCAGATATTCCCGATCACTACAACAACCTGCAGAGAGTCATCATCTACTGTATCTCGCTGGGTGGAGACACAGATACCATAGCTACCATGGCTGGAGCCATTGCAGGAGCTTATTATGGGGAGGAGCAGGTACCCCTgtactgggagcagagctgcgaaGCTTTTCAAGAGACAGAGATGTTGGCAAATAGCTTGCACGACCTCTACTGCCAACGACTTTGA
- the TEKT2 gene encoding tektin-2 codes for MATLSVKPGQRFSVPDWHTNANLISANAERQRSASHQIRQEARTLRNETNNQTQWDEHDNRTRLAERIDSVNRWKETLDKCLTDIDAEMDALAKMKEAVERALQAKNLPLDVAIECLTLRESRRVIDVVKDPVEDELHKEVEVIDGAKRDLQQKVSEAFEQLCLLQEARQQLNFDHRGKMEALEIDRVCSSLNVNSPNISFKVNPTRVPTGSTTPQQWDQYSQYNKDRAEAEMKASTELREAIALTIAQTNNELEAQRVATEFALRKRIREFEKAYDELKWQEKNTLEEIAEMEEDIRRLEEDLRKKMWDLKLAHTRLETRTYRPNMELCRDQVQYGLTDEVHQLEGTIAALKQKLAQSQDALDALYKHLYRVQTDMGYKANSLMLDNKSMDSRRKLTVPAEKFVPEVDTFNRTTNRTLSPLKSRQLELA; via the exons ATGGCCACGCTGAGTGTGAAGCCAGGACAGAGATTTTCAGTCCCAGACTGGCATACCAACGCTAACCTCATCTCTGCGAACGCTGAGCGTCAGCGTTCTGCTTCCCATCAGATCAGGCAGGAAGCCAGGACTCTCCGTAATGAAACTAACAACCAG ACACAATGGGATGAGCATGACAACAGAACACGACTCGCTGAACGTATCGACAGTGTGAACAGATGGAAGGAGACCTTGGACAAATGCCTCACAGACATAGACGCTGAAATGGATGCCTTAGCCAAA ATGAAGGAGGCAGTGGAACGTGCACTGCAGGCCAAGAACTTGCCTTTGGACGTGGCGATTGAGTGCTTGACGCTTCGGGAGAGCCGCCGAGTCATTGATGTGGTGAAGGACCCTGTGGAGGACGAGCTGCACAAGGAGGTGGAGGTGATTGATGGAGCCAAGAGAGATCTGCAGCAGAAAGTGAGCGAGGCCTTCGAGCAGCTCTG CCTCTTGCAGGAAGCACGCCAGCAGCTCAACTTTGATCACCGGGGGAAAATGGAAGCACTGGAGATAGACCGGGTCTGTTCCTCCCTCAACGTCAACTCTCCCAACATCTCGTTCAAGGTCAATCCAACCCGGGTCCCAACTGG ATCAACAACGCCTCAGCAGTGGGACCAGTACAGCCAGTACAACAAAGACCGAGCAGAGGCGGAAATGAAAGCCTCCACAGAGCTGCGGGAAGCAATAGCACTCACCATTGCTCAG ACAAACAACGAGCTGGAAGCTCAGCGGGTGGCCACGGAGTTTGCCTTGCGGAAGAGGATCCGAGAGTTTGAAAAAGCCTATGACGAGCTGAAATGGCAGGAGAAGAAC ACCTTGGAGGAAATTGCTGAGATGGAAGAGGACATCCGACGCCTCGAGGAAGATCTCAGGAAGAAAATGTGGGATCTGAAACTCGCGCACACTCGCCTGGAGACCCGGACTTACCGCCCCAACATGGAGCTGTGTCGGGATCAG GTGCAGTATGGGTtgactgatgaggtccatcagcTGGAAGGCACCATCGCCGCCCTGAAGCAGAAGCTTGCGCAGTCACA GGATGCCCTAGATGCTCTATATAAACACCTGTACCGCGTCCAAACTGATATGGGCTACAAAGCGAACTCCCTGATGCTGGACAACAAGAGCATGGACAGCAGGAGAAAACTCACAGTCCCCGCTGAGAAATTTGTGCCAGAGGTTGACACTTTCAACCGAACCACTAACCGTACCCTCTCACCCCTGAAGagcaggcagctggagctggcTTAA